A genomic window from Struthio camelus isolate bStrCam1 chromosome 2, bStrCam1.hap1, whole genome shotgun sequence includes:
- the C2H18orf21 gene encoding UPF0711 protein C18orf21 homolog: MARRRRRFLEAAARGLAGACPGQARFLLWTLSCGRDDELQKESICPYCFQFLVPGNHRVRLKPKMKVTPQIEKILKREAKNHKLSMKQTKLLKKYRDSRSILLVTCNSCNKTTRRYGKSRDFLAAVTHHSGTPTIKSGLKTPDRKIPSANKMTPLSCGRSGSKGKSPSSLPRTCVSGQATTSSFSKTPRSFKFHFSKLKWMLNLEEKEKSQKADLKTFLTLL; this comes from the exons atggcgcggcggcggcggcggttcctggaggcggcggcgcgcgggctggcgggcgcgtgcccgggCCAGGCCCGGTTCCTGCT GTGGACGCTGAGCTGCGGCAGAG ATGATGAATTGCAAAAAGAAAGCATATGTCCTTACTGCTTCCAGTTCCTGGTTCCTGGTAACCACCGTGTGCGTCTCAAACCAAAGATGAAAGTGACTCCACAGATAGAGAAGATTCTAAAACGAGAGGCAAAGAACCATAAACTCAGTATGAAACAGacaaagcttttgaaaaagtACAGGGACTCAAGAAGCATTTTG CTGGTTACTTGCAACTCATGCAACAAAACAACAAGACGTTATGGTAAAAGCAGAGATTTTCTGGCTGCCGTGACACACCATTCTGGTACTCCAACCATTAAATCTGGCCTTAAGACACCAGATCGGAAAATTCCATCTGCAAACAAAATGACCCCTCTAAGCTGCGGTAGGTCTGGATCTAAAGGAAAGAGTCCATCATCACTTCCCAG AACATGTGTATCTGGACAGGCGACAACCAGCTCCTTTTCCAAGACTCCTCGAAGCTTCAAATTTCACTTTTCTAAGCTAAAATGGATGCTTAatctagaagaaaaagagaaaagccagaAGGCAGATTTGAAAACCTTCTTGACTTTACTTTAG